A single Chaetodon trifascialis isolate fChaTrf1 chromosome 18, fChaTrf1.hap1, whole genome shotgun sequence DNA region contains:
- the rnf152 gene encoding E3 ubiquitin-protein ligase rnf152 produces the protein METLSQDSILECQICFNYYSPRRRPKLLDCRHTCCSVCLTQMRSSQKEIRCPWCRGVTKLPPGLSVSQLPDDPDIITVIAIPHASEHTPVFIRLPSNGCYMLPLPVAKERALGLPGELGCRFLPGSQQKGVTVVTVPEQQPLGLGMALEGVGMGLEAGEGERRVTGPVGGGKGSTWSGVCTVILVACVLLFLLGIVLHNMSCISKRFTVISCG, from the coding sequence ATGGAGACTCTTTCCCAGGATTCAATTCTGGAGTGCCAGATCTGCTTTAACTACTACAGCCCCCGCCGGAGGCCCAAACTCCTGGATTGCCGACACACTTGCTGCTCGGTGTGTTTGACCCAGATGCGCAGCAGCCAGAAGGAGATCCGCTGTCCCTGGTGCCGTGGCGTCACCAAGCTCCCACCAGGCCTATCCGTCTCCCAGCTCCCGGATGACCCAGACATCATCACCGTCATCGCCATTCCTCACGCCTCTGAGCACACACCCGTCTTCATCCGCCTCCCCAGCAACGGATGCTACATGCTGCCCCTGCCGGTCGCCAAGGAGCGGGCGCTCGGCCTGCCGGGGGAGCTGGGATGTCGCTTCCTGCCTGGCAGCCAGCAGAAGGGGGTGACGGTGGTGACCGTACCCGAGCAGCAGCCTCTGGGCCTGGGTATGGCTCTGGAGGGTGTCGGGATGGGGCTGGAGGCAGGCGAGGGCGAGAGGAGGGTTACTGGCCCggtgggaggagggaagggCTCCACGTGGTCCGGCGTGTGCACGGTGATCCTGGTGGCGTGCGTGCTGCTCTTCCTTCTGGGCATCGTGCTGCACAACATGTCCTGCATCTCCAAACGCTTCACTGTCATCTCCTGCGGCTGA